In Methanobacterium sp., the following are encoded in one genomic region:
- a CDS encoding sensor histidine kinase, translated as MINEGLELFSLTGEEYYTIFENMQEGITVYRIVYDNRGNVADLIIKYANPASSTSKMFLNKKVTGKSITKLYGPRAISSFIDEVNEVVSTGKIKKYESYSSLIDSYFLNSAFSPAKNLYVTLTSDITEQKKAEKVLLNARDNLEIKVQERTQELLTAIQEKELLLREIHHRVKNNLQIISSLLNLQIPYIKDSESIEFFKESQNRVKSISMIHEKLYQSNNLQKIDFESYLSNIMVNLFQTYAVDQDKIKYEIKCDDIKLNIETSVPCGLIITELVTNSIKHAFPSTENEKSFCFRNNPGHKISVSMYLKNDYINLIIKDNGIGFPNDLDFNNTESLGLELVNLLVNQLDGIINLERKEGTEFIIKFKELKYGERI; from the coding sequence ATGATAAATGAAGGACTGGAATTATTTTCACTTACAGGTGAAGAATATTACACTATATTTGAAAATATGCAGGAAGGAATCACTGTTTACAGAATTGTATATGATAATAGGGGGAATGTTGCAGATTTAATAATCAAATATGCTAATCCTGCTTCTTCAACCAGTAAAATGTTCCTTAATAAAAAAGTCACAGGTAAAAGTATTACTAAACTTTATGGGCCACGGGCTATATCTTCTTTTATCGATGAAGTAAATGAGGTAGTTTCAACAGGTAAAATAAAAAAATATGAAAGCTATTCATCATTAATAGATAGTTATTTTTTGAATTCAGCCTTTTCGCCTGCTAAAAATTTATATGTAACACTTACATCAGATATCACCGAACAAAAAAAAGCAGAAAAAGTGCTGCTTAATGCCAGAGATAACCTGGAAATCAAAGTTCAGGAACGTACCCAGGAACTTCTAACTGCAATTCAAGAAAAAGAACTGCTACTTAGAGAAATTCATCATCGCGTTAAAAATAATCTTCAGATCATCAGCTCCCTTCTTAATCTTCAAATTCCATACATCAAAGATTCAGAATCCATTGAGTTTTTCAAAGAAAGCCAGAATCGAGTTAAATCTATCTCCATGATCCATGAAAAACTTTATCAATCCAATAATCTCCAGAAAATTGATTTTGAAAGTTATTTATCAAATATTATGGTTAATTTATTTCAGACTTATGCTGTAGATCAGGATAAAATAAAATACGAAATTAAGTGTGACGATATAAAGCTAAATATTGAGACTTCAGTTCCCTGTGGTTTAATTATTACAGAACTGGTGACTAACTCAATTAAACACGCATTTCCATCTACTGAAAACGAAAAATCATTTTGTTTTAGAAATAATCCAGGTCATAAAATCTCAGTTTCAATGTATTTAAAGAATGATTATATTAACTTAATAATAAAAGATAATGGAATTGGATTTCCAAATGACTTAGACTTCAATAACACAGAATCTTTAGGACTAGAACTTGTAAATTTACTGGTAAACCAGTTAGATGGCATAATAAATCTTGAAAGGAAAGAAGGTACGGAATTCATTATTAAATTTAAAGAATTGAAATATGGAGAAAGGATTTAA